From Candidatus Nitricoxidivorans perseverans, the proteins below share one genomic window:
- a CDS encoding integrase domain-containing protein yields MGSRNFDLGTRDMKAAGRVALEEGMRSFSSIDTMADRWNLFVDYVREHHAIGRMEIITVDVVIAYGQSLSDRVDDGDLEPATAQNYVSAVNRVLEIARGDRHVSVSPTRDCGIPLRTGIAMDSQLVSTNEHFHWLSSVDKLTKILLRLQRAYGLRFEESAKFDARDADAYIAAQVLPVINGTKGGRRREIPICTSPQTQILRVAKAYQGSHHSLVPPDMTYAEFRRHCYRIATALAIRFHRERHTYAYLRYKREMGAECPVMAGIPHGDPHHEWLALQLQIHVSEAKERDQAVRAQIAQELGHNRVDVSNAYLG; encoded by the coding sequence ATGGGAAGCCGCAACTTCGATCTTGGTACCCGCGACATGAAGGCCGCCGGCCGCGTCGCACTCGAAGAAGGGATGCGCTCGTTCTCGAGCATCGACACCATGGCGGATCGCTGGAATCTGTTTGTGGACTATGTCCGGGAACACCATGCCATCGGCCGCATGGAGATCATTACGGTCGACGTCGTCATTGCCTATGGCCAGTCGCTGTCGGACCGGGTCGATGATGGCGATCTGGAACCGGCCACCGCACAGAATTATGTCAGTGCCGTGAACCGCGTTCTCGAGATCGCCCGGGGCGATCGCCATGTATCCGTGTCACCCACCCGCGACTGCGGCATTCCGTTACGCACCGGCATCGCCATGGATAGCCAGCTCGTCAGCACCAACGAGCATTTCCACTGGCTGTCCAGCGTCGACAAGCTGACCAAAATCCTGCTTCGGTTGCAGCGGGCCTATGGACTGCGCTTCGAGGAGTCGGCGAAATTTGATGCGCGCGATGCCGACGCATATATCGCCGCTCAGGTACTGCCGGTCATCAATGGCACGAAAGGGGGCCGTCGGCGGGAGATCCCGATCTGCACGAGCCCGCAGACGCAAATCCTTCGCGTGGCCAAAGCTTACCAGGGAAGCCATCACTCACTGGTTCCCCCGGACATGACCTATGCGGAGTTCCGCCGCCACTGCTACCGGATCGCGACGGCGCTGGCTATCCGGTTTCACCGAGAGCGCCACACCTATGCCTACCTGCGCTACAAACGGGAGATGGGCGCCGAGTGCCCGGTCATGGCCGGCATCCCGCATGGCGATCCGCATCACGAGTGGCTGGCCCTCCAGCTCCAGATACATGTGTCGGAGGCCAAAGAGCGAGATCAGGCGGTGCGCGCCCAGATTGCCCAGGAACTCGGCCACAACCGCGTCGACGTCTCGAATGCCTACCTTGGCTGA
- a CDS encoding DUF2116 family Zn-ribbon domain-containing protein — protein sequence MGDFMPLRHCSICGRSFQPHPQVAKQSVCSDKACQRERKRRWQQAKRLDDPDYHDNQTRSARAWAQRNPDYWHDYRAGHPEYVERNRAQQGQRNRQTREGIAKMVASSAGKPLPTGTYLLRVVAPSDVAKMDAWIVEITALSVQNEDLAADCKEMT from the coding sequence ATGGGAGACTTCATGCCACTCCGGCACTGCTCAATCTGCGGCCGATCGTTCCAGCCTCATCCTCAAGTCGCCAAGCAGTCAGTTTGCTCGGATAAAGCGTGCCAGCGCGAACGAAAGCGTCGTTGGCAGCAGGCCAAACGTCTTGACGATCCCGATTACCACGATAACCAGACACGGTCTGCCAGGGCATGGGCGCAGCGAAATCCAGATTATTGGCACGACTATCGTGCTGGACACCCTGAATACGTCGAGCGTAATCGTGCCCAGCAAGGGCAACGCAATCGCCAAACCCGTGAAGGAATTGCAAAGATGGTCGCGTCATCAGCCGGAAAGCCCCTGCCAACAGGAACCTATCTCTTGCGTGTGGTCGCTCCCAGCGACGTTGCAAAGATGGACGCGTGGATCGTTGAAATCACGGCCCTGTCAGTGCAAAACGAAGATCTGGCGGCTGATTGCAAAGAGATGACTTGA
- a CDS encoding recombinase family protein, whose translation MDSNDTNNSTPIQGSIFRAAEYVRMSTEHQQYSTENQADKIREYAARRGIEIVKTYADAGKSGLRIDGRAALQQLISDVQTGAADFQVILVYDVSRWGRFQDADESAYYEYICKRKGILVTYVAEQFENDGSPVSTIVKGVKRAMAGEYSRELSAKVFAGQCRLIELGYRQGGPAGYGLRRILIDQQGSIKTELTRGEHKSLQTDRVILMPGPEDEQRTINLIYQWFISEGLSESGIAGRLNGMKVRTDLDREWTRTTVQEVLTNEKYIGNNVYNRISFKLKKTRVVNPPEMWIRKEGAFDPIVLPEMFYTAQGIMRERARRYTDEELIERLRELYQKHGYLSGLIINETEGMPSAAIYAHRFDSLIRAYQRVGYTPDRDYRYLEINRLLRQLHPRVVAEAEAEIAAIGGAVVRDPATDLLRVNDEFSVSLILSRCHTYDSGSRRWKVRFDTSLRPDITVAIRLDPENQVPLDYYLLPRLDFGSARINLAEQNAIEFESYRFDTLDYLYGMAGRTRLRRAA comes from the coding sequence ATGGACAGCAACGACACAAACAACAGCACGCCAATTCAGGGGTCCATATTCCGCGCCGCCGAGTATGTGCGGATGTCCACAGAGCACCAGCAGTACTCCACAGAGAATCAGGCCGACAAGATTCGCGAATACGCCGCCCGGCGTGGCATCGAAATCGTCAAGACCTATGCCGACGCAGGCAAGAGCGGGCTGCGTATCGACGGACGGGCGGCCTTGCAGCAGCTTATCAGCGACGTGCAAACCGGCGCTGCCGACTTTCAGGTCATTCTCGTTTACGACGTCAGTCGCTGGGGCCGCTTCCAGGATGCCGACGAATCCGCCTACTACGAGTACATCTGCAAGCGAAAAGGCATCCTGGTCACTTACGTTGCGGAGCAGTTCGAAAACGATGGCTCGCCGGTCTCGACCATCGTCAAAGGCGTCAAGCGGGCCATGGCCGGCGAGTACAGTCGGGAGCTGTCGGCCAAGGTATTTGCCGGCCAGTGCCGGCTGATCGAACTGGGTTACCGGCAAGGCGGCCCCGCTGGCTACGGCCTACGGCGCATCCTCATCGATCAGCAAGGTTCGATCAAAACCGAACTCACCCGCGGCGAGCACAAGAGCCTGCAAACGGATCGCGTCATCCTCATGCCTGGCCCTGAGGACGAGCAGCGCACCATCAACTTGATCTATCAGTGGTTCATCAGCGAGGGCTTATCCGAATCCGGCATCGCCGGCCGCCTGAATGGCATGAAAGTACGCACCGACCTTGACCGCGAGTGGACGCGGACTACCGTGCAGGAAGTTCTGACCAACGAGAAATACATTGGCAACAACGTCTACAACCGGATCTCCTTCAAGCTCAAGAAAACCCGTGTCGTCAATCCGCCAGAAATGTGGATCCGCAAGGAAGGTGCCTTCGATCCCATTGTGTTGCCCGAGATGTTCTACACCGCCCAGGGCATCATGCGCGAACGGGCGCGGCGTTACACCGACGAGGAACTCATCGAGCGACTGCGCGAGCTTTACCAGAAGCACGGCTACCTCTCCGGCCTGATCATCAACGAAACGGAAGGTATGCCCTCGGCCGCCATCTACGCCCACCGTTTCGACAGCCTGATCCGCGCCTATCAGAGGGTCGGCTATACCCCGGACCGAGATTACCGCTATCTGGAAATCAACCGCCTTCTGCGTCAGTTACATCCACGTGTCGTCGCCGAGGCTGAAGCCGAGATTGCCGCTATCGGCGGCGCCGTCGTGCGCGATCCCGCCACCGATCTCCTACGCGTCAATGATGAATTCAGTGTGTCGCTGATCCTGTCCCGCTGCCACACCTACGACAGCGGAAGCCGCCGCTGGAAGGTTCGTTTCGATACCAGCCTGCGGCCCGATATCACGGTCGCCATTCGGCTCGATCCGGAAAACCAAGTACCGCTGGACTACTACCTGTTGCCGCGGCTCGACTTTGGATCAGCGCGCATCAATCTCGCGGAACAGAACGCCATCGAGTTTGAGAGCTATCGTTTCGACACACTCGACTACCTCTACGGCATGGCTGGGCGAACCCGACTGCGGAGGGCTGCATGA
- a CDS encoding ParB N-terminal domain-containing protein — translation MTDKLSAGEIRMIPLDRVDVLNPRQRNAKVFGDIVGNIKALGLKKPITVTPRTTDAGERFLLVCGEGRLTAFRNLGETEIPALAIDVSDEDAFLMSLAENIARRQCRPLEILGCSRISYGKQACRR, via the coding sequence ATGACAGATAAGCTTTCAGCAGGCGAGATTCGGATGATTCCCCTCGACCGGGTTGACGTCCTGAATCCGCGACAACGCAATGCCAAAGTATTTGGTGACATCGTCGGCAACATCAAAGCGCTTGGCCTGAAGAAGCCGATTACGGTGACCCCGCGCACGACCGACGCCGGCGAACGGTTTCTCCTGGTTTGCGGCGAAGGGCGGTTGACTGCATTCCGCAACCTCGGCGAGACCGAGATTCCCGCCTTGGCCATCGACGTCAGCGACGAGGATGCGTTCCTCATGAGCCTCGCGGAAAACATTGCCCGGCGCCAGTGTCGTCCGCTGGAAATCCTGGGCTGTTCACGGATTTCCTACGGTAAACAAGCGTGCCGACGGTAA
- a CDS encoding ISL3 family transposase produces the protein MGAVIPAKILGLEGQVIKSVVFDEEGGRVRVICNRDRRRRPVDSRTGRRGQVNRLLRRTVRDVPIGGWPCEVEIEYAETFLSPGHVRVEQLPFVCPKARVTKRLARLIAGLARHMPISAVARHFGLSWDSVKAIECAHLAETIPIPQPQTLAGIRYLGVDEVARAKGQSYFTLVYDLSPGTHYGRILWVKEGRESAVLIEFLDALSQECAAGIKAVALDMGPAYIAAVRESLPQASIVFDRFHVMQMFNKVIRDCRRAEFKAAKTLGDLTGQQAIKGSLWLLLSNRSTLKDTDQGRLDLLLAQNQPLASLYTLKEQLQRLWHQPATPTDMAERLDDWCGMAKAAKITGLAKFVKTLQSHRSGICAYAAHPITTARLEAGNVSIALLRRRARGFRDMAYLKLKIFQLNTEDTPSFLYNCMPPALPSARLFTVGNP, from the coding sequence ATGGGAGCGGTCATCCCGGCGAAGATTTTGGGGCTTGAGGGGCAAGTGATCAAGAGCGTTGTATTCGATGAAGAGGGCGGTCGGGTGCGGGTCATCTGCAACCGTGACCGGCGCCGGCGGCCGGTGGATAGCCGCACGGGGCGGCGTGGGCAGGTCAATCGTCTGCTGCGGCGGACGGTGCGAGACGTACCCATCGGCGGCTGGCCCTGCGAAGTCGAGATCGAGTACGCCGAGACCTTTCTGTCGCCCGGCCACGTGCGCGTGGAGCAACTGCCGTTTGTCTGCCCCAAGGCGCGGGTGACGAAACGCTTGGCGCGGCTGATCGCCGGCTTGGCCCGGCACATGCCGATCTCGGCGGTGGCGCGCCATTTCGGCCTGTCCTGGGATTCGGTGAAAGCCATCGAATGCGCACACCTGGCGGAGACGATTCCAATTCCGCAGCCGCAAACCCTTGCCGGTATTCGTTACCTCGGCGTCGATGAAGTCGCCCGCGCCAAGGGACAGAGCTACTTCACCCTGGTCTATGACCTGTCGCCCGGCACCCATTACGGGCGCATCCTGTGGGTCAAGGAAGGGCGCGAGTCCGCCGTGCTGATCGAGTTCCTCGACGCCCTGTCGCAGGAGTGCGCTGCCGGCATCAAGGCCGTCGCGCTCGACATGGGGCCGGCCTACATCGCCGCCGTGCGCGAATCGCTGCCGCAGGCATCCATCGTCTTCGACCGCTTCCACGTCATGCAGATGTTCAACAAGGTGATCCGCGATTGCCGCCGCGCCGAGTTCAAGGCGGCCAAGACGCTGGGCGACCTCACCGGCCAGCAGGCGATCAAGGGCAGCCTGTGGCTGCTGCTCTCCAATCGCAGCACCCTCAAGGACACTGACCAGGGCCGGCTTGACCTGTTGCTGGCACAGAACCAACCGCTGGCTTCCCTCTACACGCTCAAGGAGCAGTTGCAGCGCCTGTGGCACCAGCCGGCCACACCGACGGACATGGCCGAGCGCCTTGACGACTGGTGCGGCATGGCCAAGGCCGCCAAGATCACGGGCCTTGCCAAGTTCGTGAAGACCTTGCAGTCCCATCGTTCCGGCATCTGCGCCTACGCCGCTCATCCGATCACCACTGCGCGACTGGAGGCCGGCAACGTCTCCATCGCCCTGCTGCGCCGCCGTGCCCGAGGCTTCCGCGATATGGCGTATCTCAAGCTCAAGATCTTCCAGTTGAACACAGAGGACACGCCTTCGTTCCTCTATAACTGCATGCCGCCCGCATTACCGTCGGCACGCTTGTTTACCGTAGGAAATCCGTGA
- a CDS encoding IS1634 family transposase: MYLRESKQRRADGSVVTYLQLAENVWDAAKGRSQASIVHNCGRADDPDVVERLRRLAKSILRRCSPEEIVAADGDWRLICAWPYGDLYVLEAIWKQLGIDAIVRQQASPRHLGFDVERALFALVANRACAPASKLYCHEQWLKEDAHIDGTQGLKLHQLYRAMDFLEANKNAIEHAIFHRVADLLNLDVEVIFYDTTSLHFETDEEDEGDKNGNVQGSQAAGKKVYAAPRKRGHSKNGRSDAPQIIVGMAVTRDGFPVRHWVFPGNTVDVTTVARVKEDLRGWQLTRCLFVGDAGMVSQANLQTLSKGGGKYLLAMPMRRGDEVTEDVLSRPGRYRTVAENLEVKEVIVGEGERRRRYAVCFNPLEAKRQKAHREELLNELEAELASLSDLAKVSHTKRVCALRSSARYGRLLKETKRGLAIDRQAVAELERFDGKFVVHSNDDTLTAEDMALGYKQQQRVEEAWRTMKSGLKMRPVFHWAPHRIHAHIAITVLSLLLERTIEHACQDTWRTIRDDLKRIQLALLSSPHGRVWQVTEPSPDAANRLKALKIKPPKPILNLD, encoded by the coding sequence ATGTACCTACGCGAGAGCAAACAACGGCGAGCGGATGGCAGCGTCGTGACCTATCTGCAACTGGCGGAGAACGTCTGGGATGCCGCCAAGGGAAGGTCGCAAGCCAGCATCGTGCATAACTGCGGGCGCGCCGACGATCCCGACGTTGTCGAGCGTCTGCGCAGGCTGGCCAAAAGCATCCTGCGCCGCTGCTCGCCGGAAGAGATCGTCGCTGCCGATGGCGACTGGCGCCTGATCTGCGCCTGGCCCTACGGCGACCTCTACGTCCTCGAAGCCATCTGGAAGCAACTCGGCATCGACGCCATCGTGCGACAGCAGGCCAGCCCGCGGCATCTCGGGTTCGACGTCGAGCGCGCCCTGTTCGCTCTGGTCGCCAATCGTGCCTGCGCGCCGGCCTCGAAACTCTATTGCCATGAACAGTGGCTCAAGGAAGACGCGCATATCGACGGGACGCAGGGATTGAAACTGCACCAGCTGTACCGCGCCATGGACTTCCTGGAAGCGAACAAGAACGCCATCGAGCACGCCATCTTCCACCGGGTGGCCGACCTGCTCAATCTCGACGTCGAGGTGATCTTCTACGACACCACCTCGCTGCACTTCGAGACCGATGAGGAAGACGAAGGCGACAAGAACGGAAACGTCCAGGGCAGCCAGGCGGCCGGCAAGAAAGTCTATGCCGCTCCTCGCAAGCGCGGCCACAGCAAGAACGGCCGCAGCGATGCGCCGCAGATCATCGTCGGTATGGCCGTCACCCGGGATGGCTTTCCGGTGCGTCACTGGGTCTTCCCCGGCAACACGGTCGATGTCACCACCGTTGCCCGGGTCAAGGAAGACCTACGCGGCTGGCAACTCACGCGCTGCCTCTTCGTCGGCGATGCCGGCATGGTCTCGCAGGCCAACTTGCAGACCTTGTCCAAGGGCGGCGGCAAGTACCTGCTGGCGATGCCAATGCGCCGCGGCGACGAGGTCACCGAGGACGTGCTATCGCGACCGGGCCGCTATCGCACTGTCGCCGAGAATCTGGAGGTGAAGGAAGTCATCGTCGGCGAGGGCGAGCGGCGGCGACGCTATGCGGTCTGCTTCAATCCGCTGGAAGCCAAACGCCAGAAGGCACATCGGGAGGAACTGCTGAACGAACTGGAGGCGGAACTGGCCAGCCTGTCCGATCTGGCCAAGGTGAGTCACACGAAACGGGTCTGCGCCTTGCGCAGCAGCGCCCGCTACGGGCGCTTGCTGAAGGAAACGAAGCGGGGCTTGGCGATTGATCGCCAGGCGGTCGCCGAACTGGAGCGTTTCGACGGCAAGTTCGTGGTGCATAGCAACGACGACACGCTCACGGCCGAGGACATGGCGCTGGGCTACAAACAGCAGCAGCGGGTGGAAGAGGCCTGGCGGACGATGAAGAGCGGATTGAAGATGCGTCCGGTGTTCCACTGGGCGCCCCACCGCATTCATGCCCACATCGCCATCACCGTTCTGTCGCTCTTGCTGGAGCGCACCATCGAGCACGCGTGTCAGGATACCTGGCGCACTATCCGGGATGACCTGAAGCGCATCCAGTTGGCGCTATTGTCCAGCCCCCACGGTCGTGTCTGGCAGGTGACCGAGCCTTCGCCGGATGCCGCTAACCGATTGAAGGCATTGAAAATAAAGCCGCCGAAGCCGATCCTGAATCTGGATTGA
- a CDS encoding helix-turn-helix domain-containing protein: MSDRWLSVEEIAEHLGVSKDTVYAWISKKSMPAHRVGRLWKFQKVEVDVWIKAGGANEEPVSSDGK, encoded by the coding sequence ATGTCAGATCGCTGGTTGTCAGTTGAAGAGATCGCTGAACACCTGGGAGTTAGCAAGGACACGGTATACGCTTGGATTTCAAAAAAAAGTATGCCGGCTCATCGCGTCGGGCGACTTTGGAAATTCCAGAAGGTCGAGGTCGATGTCTGGATCAAAGCCGGAGGTGCCAATGAAGAGCCTGTTAGCAGCGACGGCAAGTAA
- a CDS encoding DUF1819 family protein: MASSRYRLSFTTGGLFAQESAMVAEIYLRTMDWRQTRDQVREKNLLQVRTSAAALRISKEVVARLEHLAIPELQCIIDGTVRERGYLLWTAACLRYEFIREFAVEVLREYFVTLRQVLSLKDFDAFFNSKAMWHDELDGTAASTQNKLRQNLFRMMREADLISPENLIQPAMLTPRIAAILSARKREAFLIFPLADSDINRWLQ; this comes from the coding sequence ATGGCCAGCTCGCGATACCGACTTTCATTTACTACCGGCGGCCTGTTCGCCCAAGAGTCAGCCATGGTGGCTGAGATCTATCTGCGCACGATGGACTGGCGGCAGACTCGCGATCAGGTTCGGGAAAAGAATCTCCTGCAGGTCAGGACGTCCGCCGCCGCGCTGCGAATTAGCAAGGAAGTGGTGGCCCGCCTCGAGCACCTTGCCATTCCGGAACTGCAGTGCATTATTGACGGCACAGTGCGGGAACGCGGTTACCTGCTCTGGACCGCAGCCTGTCTGCGTTATGAATTCATTCGGGAGTTCGCCGTCGAAGTGCTCCGCGAATATTTCGTTACGCTACGCCAGGTGCTGAGTCTCAAGGACTTCGACGCATTTTTCAACAGCAAAGCAATGTGGCACGATGAATTGGATGGCACAGCAGCATCAACGCAAAATAAGTTGCGCCAAAACCTGTTTCGAATGATGAGGGAGGCTGACCTGATCTCCCCCGAAAACCTGATTCAGCCGGCCATGCTTACACCCCGAATCGCGGCGATCCTCTCCGCCCGGAAGCGCGAAGCTTTTCTGATCTTTCCGCTGGCGGATTCCGATATCAATAGGTGGCTCCAATGA
- a CDS encoding DUF1788 domain-containing protein → MSRTIGQQSIADRFEHLLQVVSSPRFLRMEGLGNEVPFFICDYKPSESVEMTRMQRQLANRLNQQGVRILEINIYDLSIDLLKQAGDWDWYLAEETNIPKAKLLEDLQSILDVETVLVPAMADRMAREAFDVLFISGVGEVFPFIRSHNVLNNLQKAAKLRPTVMFFPGCYSHSVETGASLELFGRLRDDKYYRAFNIYDYQV, encoded by the coding sequence ATGAGTCGCACTATTGGGCAGCAGTCGATTGCCGATCGCTTTGAGCACCTGCTGCAGGTCGTGAGCAGCCCGCGCTTTCTAAGGATGGAGGGTCTTGGCAACGAGGTACCGTTCTTCATCTGCGACTACAAGCCGTCGGAATCGGTGGAAATGACCAGGATGCAGCGGCAGTTGGCCAATCGCCTGAACCAGCAGGGCGTGAGAATTCTTGAAATCAATATTTATGACTTGTCTATCGACCTTCTAAAACAAGCTGGAGATTGGGACTGGTATCTCGCAGAAGAAACAAACATACCCAAAGCCAAATTGCTTGAGGATCTCCAGTCGATTCTCGACGTTGAGACGGTATTGGTGCCGGCGATGGCAGATCGAATGGCGCGAGAGGCATTCGACGTTCTATTTATTTCGGGTGTCGGCGAGGTATTTCCCTTCATCCGCTCCCACAACGTACTCAACAACTTGCAGAAAGCCGCCAAGCTTCGGCCGACGGTGATGTTTTTTCCCGGCTGCTACTCCCACTCGGTGGAAACTGGTGCCTCGCTTGAGCTATTCGGTCGCCTGCGTGACGACAAGTACTACCGGGCCTTCAATATTTACGACTATCAGGTGTGA